The window AAGCGGAGATAGGCATTCCGATTCATTTGCATACGCATGATACAAGCGGCAATGGAGGGGCGCTGCTCCTTAAAGCGGTTGAGGCGGGCGTCGATATCGTGGATGCGGCGCTGAGCTCGATGTCCGGCATGACCTCACAGCCGAGCTTGAACGCATTGATCTACGCTCTCCAGCGGCAGGAGCGCGATACGGAGCTGGATCCGCTCCCATTCCAGAAGCTGTCCGATTATTGGGAGGATGTCCGCCGTTACTATGCGCCGTTTGAATCGGGTTTGCGATCCACCAATGCGGAAATCTACCGCCATGAAATGCCGGGCGGTCAGTACAGCAACCTGCAGCAGCAGGCTAAATCGGTTGGACTGGAAAGTCGCTGGGAAGAGGTCAAAGAAATGTATTCAACCGTCAACCGGATGTTCGGAGACATCGTGAAGGTAACTCCCTCCTCCAAGGTGGTCGGCGATATGGCCTTGTTCATGGTCCAGAACAATTTGACCGAGCAGGATGTATACGAAAGAGGGGACAGCCTGTCCTTTCCGGAATCGGTCGTTCAGATGTTCCAGGGCTATTTGGGGCAGCCCCCGGGAGGCTTTCCGGAACGCCTGCGCGACATTATCCTGAAGGGCCGCGAATTCTTCACGAGACGTCCCGGTGAATTCCTTGCGCCCGCCGATTTTGATGCGATTCGTGTGAAGCTGGATGAGGAATTCGAATATCCCGTCAATGATCTTGAAGTCATGTCGTACATCATGTACCCTGAGGTGTTTCGGAACATGAAGAAACGCGTGGAGGAATTCAGCGATCTATCCGTACTGGATACGCCGACATTCTTCCATGGGCTGGACCTCGGGCAGGAAGTGCTGGTGGAAATCGAAAAGGGCAAGACGCTCATTATCAAGCTCGTATCGGTGGGAGAAGTGCAGCCCGACGGCATGAGAACGATCTATTTTGAGCTGAACGGACAGCCACGCGAAGTCACCGTACGGGATGTTTCCGCTAAAGTGCTGGTGGAGCAGCGAAGAAAGGCGGATCCGGAAAACCCGTCTCATCTCGGCGCATCCATGCCGGGCAAGGTGCTGAAGGTAATGGTCAAAGCGGGCGATGAGGTGAAAAAAGGAACCCCGCTGATGGTGACCGAAGCGATGAAAATGGAAATGACCATTCAGTCCCCTTACGACGGGATCATAAAAGAAATCTTTACAAAAGACAACGATGCGATACAAGCCGGTGATTTGTTGTTGATTATTGAGGCAATCTAGCGCTGGAAGCTAAATAATCGGACCACGATAGGGAATGTGGGGCAAGGTCGAAGGATGGGCAATCCTCCCTTTATTTCGAGTCTGTCAGGCAAGCGGAGCTGCGGGAAGCCTGCAGAATCATTGGAATCCGTGGAATCTCATTTTTTGGATCATCGGGATAAAACGCTTGAATTTATCGATCCGCAGAGCTTGCAGCAGCGGATCGCTGAACTCATTCAACAGGTCGAGCCTGACGTGATGCTGACGTTTCGCGAACAATGGGAGGCATCCCGATCATTGTGCCATAGGAAAAGCGGCGACCGCCGCTTTTCATTTCTTTATTGAGCATTCGCTGCAGGCGAATATGAGCCGTTCCCCATGGTATCTCTATTTCATCTCGTTTGGCCAACAGATGAAAACATCATATGCATCGGACGGAATCGCAAGCGAGCAGGTGACGCGTATCGATATCAGCGGCAGTCTTTCTCGGAAAATGCTGGCTTTTCGTGCCCACCGCTCGCAAACCGAGTGCTTGGAATGGCTCTGGGGAAGCGATGAGGGAAGAAAGTAACGATTTGCATTTGCTTCAGGTTATCACTATTTGATCGTTTTTTTGTCAGAATGGCACGTTTCCTTTGCTTTTTACTTGATATTTGCGGACGGTCTGATAAGATAAAACTCGTATGGCCAGTATATGATAAAGGCGGTAATCGAACTAATGATAAGTACAGAACGTGTGACATTGCGTTACGGAAGCAGGGCGCTTTTTGAGGATGTCAATATTAAATTCACCGAGGGAAATTGCTATGGTTTGATCGGGGCGAACGGCGCCGGGAAGTCAACCTTTCTTAAAATACTATCCGGGGAAATCGAGCCAACCGCCGGACATGTGCATATCACCCCAGGTGAAAGACTGGCTGTTTTAAAACAGAACCATTTTGAATACGATGAATATCCCGTGCTGGAAACAGTGATCATGGGGCATGAAAAGCTCTATTCGATCATGAAAGAAAAAGAACAGATTTACGCCAAACCGGATTTCTCCGATGAGGACGGAATGCGTGCCGCCGAATTGGAAGGCGAGTTTGCGGAATTGAACGGCTGGGAAGCGGAATCCGAGGCTTCCAGTTTATTGATCGGACTCGGGATCGGCAAACCGCTTCATGAATTGAAAATGAGCGAGCTTCCGGGAACCGATAAGGTTCGTGTCCTGCTGGCCCAAGCGCTGTTCGGCAATCCGAACATTCTGCTGTTGGACGAACCCACAAACCATCTGGATTTGGCGTCGATCAGCTGGCTGGAAAATTTTCTTTCCAAATTTGAGGGGACCGTCATCGTCGTTTCCCATGACCGCCACTTTTTAAATCAGGTATGTACGCATATCGCCGATATCGACTTCGGCAAAATCCAGTTGTATGTCGGCAACTATGACTTCTGGTATGAATCCAGCCAGTTGGCCTTGACGCTGCAAAGAGAATCGAATAAGCGAGTCGAAGAAAAGCGCAAGGAATTGGAAGAATTCATTCGCAGATTCAGCGCGAACGCCTCCAAATCCAAGCAGGCGACTTCCCGTAAAAAGCTGCTGGAGAAGCTGACCCTGGAAGATATCCGACCGTCCAACCGCAAATATCCGTTCATTCATTTTAAGTCGGAACGAGAGGCCGGCAAGCAGATCTTGTCCATCCTGCAATTGAGCAAAAAGTCGGAAGATGAAACGATTCTGAACCGTTTCACATTGACCGTCAACAAGGGAGATAAAATCGCTTTTGTCGGACCGTACGGAATCGCGGCGACGACGCTGTTTCAGATTCTGATGGGCGAGGAGAAAGCGGATGAAGGGAGCTTCTCCTGGGGAGTCACGACAACACAAGCCTATTTTCCCAAGGATAATTCAAGCTACTTTCAAAGTGATTTGAATTTGATCGATTGGCTTCGCCAATATTCCAAGGATCAGGACGAATCCTTTATCCGCGGATTCTTGGGAAGAATGCTGTTCTCCGGCGAAGAAGCTTTGAAGAAAGCGAATGTGTTGTCGGGAGGTGAGCGGGTTCGCTGCATGCTGGCCAAAATGATGCTGACCGCTCCGAATGTGCTAATCCTGGATGAACCGACCAACCATTTGGATCTCGAGTCGATCACGGCATTGAATAACGGTTTGATGCAGTTTGACGGCACCATCCTGTTCACTTCGCATGACCACCAATTCGTGCAGACGGTTGCCAATCGGATCGTTGAAATCACTCCGGACGTGTTTACGGACAGACTCTGCACGTTCGATGAATATCTGGAAGGTGCGGAACAAAGGAGAGCATGAGGAAAGCTTCGGATAGCTCCTCGCCTTCCAGACGAGGCTGACGGAATAGCGGAATAATCGGCTTAGAAATCTATTATAAAACAGAATTCACCTCTGCCCGGCAGAGGTGAATTCTGTTTCAGGTTAAATTCTTCGTGATGTTTACCTGCTCTTTTTTGCCGTTCGATTTCCTCCGCCAGCTCATTCAAATAGGTCCAGCGTTCAATCAGCTCCTCCAGCCGCTGCTCCAAGCTTTGCTGGGTTTTCGCCAATTCCTGAAGACGTTCGAAATCGCTTCCCGCAGCATCGATCGCATGCGACGTTTCCTCGAGCTCTTTTTCCGCATCGGCAATCCATTGATCGATTTGCTCGTAATCCCGCTGCTCTTGAAATGAAAATTTCAGCTGTCGGATTCTATGGTTTTCCGGAGCGGAATCTTTGGCCTTTTCCTTCTGCTTGGCTTCTCCATCGGCTTGCTCGGAATTCATTTCCGTCTGCGTGCGAAAATTCCGGTAATCCGTATAGTTTCCGGTATGATGCTGAATTATGCCGCCGCCTTCGAACGATAAAATCGTTTCCGCAATACGGTCCAAAAAATATCTGTCGTGGGATACGGCGATCACCGCGCCTGGAAATTCGTCGATGTATTCCTCGAGGATCGTTAATGTCTGAATATCCAAATCGTTCGTCGGTTCATCGAGCAGAAGGACATTGGGCGAACTCATCAGGATCCTGAGCAAAAACAAGCGGCGTTTTTCACCGCCGGACAATTTGTGGATGACCGACCACTGCGAATCCGGAGGGAACATGAACTTTTCGAGCATTTGCGAAGCGCTGATCAAGGCTCCGTCTGCCGTTCTAATGTTTTCAGCCGCTTCCTTGATATATTCAATGACCCTGAGCGAAGGGTTCAACTCATCGCTTTCCTGAGAGAAAAATCCGATTTTGACGGTGGGACCTGTCTCGATCACGCCATCATCAGGAGACAATTGTCCGGCAATCAGCTTCAACAGCGTCGATTTGCCGCTGCCGTTCGGGCCGATGATGCCGATGCGGTCGTTCTTCTGCACAATGCGGCTGAAATCCTTGATCAGGCTCCGATCTGCAAACGTTTTGCAGACGTCCTGCAGCTGAATGACCTTCTTGCCCAGCCTGCTGCCGGCCAACGCCATATCAAGCTCATTGTCGAAGGAATCCGGCTTGGACTGCTGGAGCTGCTCGAATCGGTCAATGCGCGCTTTTTGTTTGGTCGTCCGAGCCTTGGCCCCGCGGCGGATCCACTCCAGCTCGCGCCTAAGCAGATTTTGCCGTTTAAGCTCCGAGGCTTTCTCCTGCTCAAGCCTTTCCGCCTTCTTTTCCAGGAAATGGCTGTAGTTCCCGCCATAGCTGTAGAGCTTTCCTTGGTCGAGCTCAATAATCCGGTTGGCGGCGCGGTCCAGGAAATAGCGGTCATGCGTAATCATGAGCAGCGAGGTGCCGCTTCTTTTTAAATGCTGTTCGATCCAATCTACAGCTTGGGTATCGAGATGGTTGGTCGGTTCGTCCAGAATCAGCAGATCCGCCGGGTTGATGAATACGCTTGCCAGCAGCACCCGCTTGCGTTGTCCCCCGGAAAGCTGTTCCATCCTCATGCCGTATTCCTCAATCCCGAGTTTTGAAAGGATTTTCTTAGCCTCGGCTTCCAGCTGCCACGCGTTGGCGGCGTCCATCCGGGCGCTCAATTCGATGAGCCGCTGCTGCGGATTGTTCTCCTTTATCCCGTCATGCATCATTTGCATCGCGGTTTCGTATTCGAGCAGCAGCTGCATGATCGGTGATTGGCCTTTAAAGATTTGCTGGAGCACAGTTGCATCAGGATCATAGGGAGGATTTTGGGGCAAGTACTGTATGGTTAAGCCGTTGGCTGAGCTCACGCTTCCCGCGTCCGGCTGCTCGACGCCGGCAATCAGCTTGAGAAATGTCGATTTGCCCGTACCGTTGATGCCGATCAGACCGACGCGGTCTCCCTGATCCATGTAAAAGGAGATGCCGTCCAGCAATCGTTTCATGCCAAAGCTCTTGGATAGGTTGTCTGCAGCGATGATATTCATGAGTGTTCGATACTCCTGTCCTATACTTTGATGTCATTAAGCATAGCACATTTCGCAGTTGGATAGGATGGATTTATTCTAGGAAAACTGTTATACTATCACGAAAATTCATTTGCCATGAAAATGGCATGGGATGTCTGAGTGAATATTGCGATTAGAAAAGGCGGGGACTTGATGAACGATGCATTTCATGCTTTAGGCATCCGGCCGGAATTGACCGATGCTCTGCGTAAACACGGAGTAACCTTGCCTACCCCGGTTCAGGCCAAATCTATTCCTTATCTGTTGTCCGGACGGGATGTATTTGTGCAGTCCCAGACGGGTACAGGCAAAACGGCGGCTTTTGTGCTGCCGATTCTGCAAAACATCGATGCTCGGGAGCAGGCCGTTCAGGCGCTCATTATCACCCCGACACGGGAGTTGGCCATTCAGATAACTGAGGAAATCAAGAAATTGGCTCCGGCCGTCGGTTCAACGGTGCTGGCCGTCTACGGGGGACAGGATGTGGAAGGCCAAATCCGCAAATTAAAAGGAGCGACCCATATTGTGGTCGCCACTCCGGGCAGATTGCTCGATCATTTAAGAAGAGACACGATACAGCTGTCAAGGGTCGCCCGGCTTGTCATTGATGAGGCCGATCAAATGCTGGATATGGGTTTTCTCCCCGAGGTGGAGGAGATTCTCCGGCAAACTCCGGCCAGCCGGCAAACGATGCTGTTCTCAGCGACCCTCCCGGACTCCGTTCGGCGATTGGCCAAGCAATACTTGGGTGAGCCGGCGGATATCCGCATTCAGGGCAGCCAAATCACCTTGGAAGGGATCAAGCAGTTTGTGATCGAAACCACCGATCGAGCCAAGCAGCAAGCGCTGATTCACAGGATCGAGCAGGATCGGCCCTTTCTCGCCGTGGTTTTCTGCCGCACCAAAATTCGCGCCAAAAAGCTGACGGAAGCGCTGCTTGCCCATGGGATGAACGTGGATGAGCTGCATGGAGATCTCTCCCAGGCCAAACGCGAATTGGTGATGAAACGGTTCCGCTCGGCGGATCTACAAATTCTTGTCGCTACCGATGTGGCTGCGCGCGGCCTCGATGTCGAAGGCATCACGCATGTGTATAATTACGATATCCCGCTTGACGCTGAGAGTTACATTCACCGGACCGGCCGAACGGGAAGAGCGGGGAAAAAGGGTACGGCTGTCACCTTTGTTGCACCGAAGGACCGCAGCTATCTTCAGCGGATTGAGCAGGGGATCGGAACCGCTCTGGAGCGGCGAAGCGCTGACCTGCCCGGATTGGCGCCAAGCGGCTGGAGAGAGCCGGATGCAGATGGACCGAAGCGTGCCGGCAAGACGGACGTGAAGAAGGATGGGCGCGGTCGAAGAGCGCAAGCTCGTACCGGACAGCGTGCGGATTCGCGGCAGCAGCGGAAGGGTGATGAAAGGAGCTCGCGCCGTAATGAAAACAGCAAGCAAGGCAGAGGCGGCAAAAATAGATCTATCACATGTAAAGGCAACAAAAACAGCGGCAGCAGCGGCAGGGCTGGTGCAAGAAACGGAAATCTTGGCGCGAGAGGCAGAAGAGGGCGTTAGTCAATCAAATCGCTGTGGTTAGACAAGCGAATATCCATGATAGACGTCCAATGTCATTTTCATGTCACCAGCGGATAATGAAAATGGAGCGCGATGCGTCCTCGAAGAATTACAATGAATTGATTTTTAGAGGAAATGAATTTTCAAGATAAACGCGGTTTCTTCGCGACTGAATCGAACATATTCTGACATAACGAATGTTTGATCTGAAAGGAGAAGCCCGTCATGAATGTCTTTCTCGATGACACCCGGCCGCAGCCGGAAGGCTATGTTGGGGTCAAGACGACAAAGCAAGCGATTGAGGCATTAAGAAAGCATTCCATTCAAATTTTATCGCTGGATTACGATCTGGGCCGCGGGATGCCGAAAGGAATTGAGGTGGTGCGGTTCATGGTGAGGCACAGCAAATATCCAAACCATATTATTCTGCATACTGCCAATCCAATCGGCCGCAGACGGATGTATGACTTGCTGATGGCACACAAGCCGGACCGCGTGAAGGTTACGATTCATCCGCTCCCGTGGATTTAAACAAGCTGTTCAGTTCATGAAAATTATTTTCCGAATAGACCTTAATGCCGTGACGGCGAAGGAGAGCCGCCGTGACTCCGAAGCCCGGCTGTTTTTGCTTGGAGAATGAGCCGTTGTAGATCAACGTACTGCCGCAGGAAGGGCTGGATTCCTTTAAGATCGCATATGCGGCGCCTACGGCTTGAGCGGTTTTCAAGGTCTGTTCGGCTCCCCTGATAAATTGTCGAGTAACATCTTCTCCCAACGAATTGATCACCTTCGCGCGTCCGTCCAGGACGTCGGCTCCGTTGCCGCCTACAATTTCTGCGGGATGACGAGGGGTAGGAAGTCCGCCCAATTGTTCCGGACACACCAAGACCGCCTTTCCCGCCCGCAGCAATTCGGCCAATTCATCGATGTAATTGTCCTTCCCGTCAAAGCGCGTGGCCAAACCCGCCAGACAAGCACTGATGACAATCATCATGTCCCCCCTTTGTTAATATTGCGAAATTATGTTGACGCTTACAAAACAATATTCCCCACAAAGACGAATGTATGTATAATGATTGTAGGATGTACGCTGCACTAATCATAACGGTTTAATTCGAAATTATCAATTTGCTTGCATCATACGGGAGGTCCATGGTGAACAAAGGTCTATTTAAACAAGAGCATGCGGAAGGATCGAAATTTTATTACGGTTATGTCATCGTCTTTTTATCGTTTCTGGTCTTGTTCGCATCCATGGGGATCCGGGGAACGTTTGGAACTTTTGTGACTCCATGGGAAACGACATTCGGAGCAAGCCGGCTTACGGTCAGCTTCGTTTCCTTTACCAGTTTGGTCATTTTTGGCATTAGCATTGTGGCTGCAGGAAGGTTGTCGGATCGGTGGGGACCGCGCAAGGTGCTGTCGCTGGGGCTTTTCATTCTGGGAATTTGTATGGCGGCTTCTTTCTTTGCGAAGACGATATGGCATTTAGCGATCCTGTATGGGGTATTGGCTTCCGTAGGCTTCGGATTC of the Ferviditalea candida genome contains:
- a CDS encoding ABC-F family ATP-binding cassette domain-containing protein, producing MISTERVTLRYGSRALFEDVNIKFTEGNCYGLIGANGAGKSTFLKILSGEIEPTAGHVHITPGERLAVLKQNHFEYDEYPVLETVIMGHEKLYSIMKEKEQIYAKPDFSDEDGMRAAELEGEFAELNGWEAESEASSLLIGLGIGKPLHELKMSELPGTDKVRVLLAQALFGNPNILLLDEPTNHLDLASISWLENFLSKFEGTVIVVSHDRHFLNQVCTHIADIDFGKIQLYVGNYDFWYESSQLALTLQRESNKRVEEKRKELEEFIRRFSANASKSKQATSRKKLLEKLTLEDIRPSNRKYPFIHFKSEREAGKQILSILQLSKKSEDETILNRFTLTVNKGDKIAFVGPYGIAATTLFQILMGEEKADEGSFSWGVTTTQAYFPKDNSSYFQSDLNLIDWLRQYSKDQDESFIRGFLGRMLFSGEEALKKANVLSGGERVRCMLAKMMLTAPNVLILDEPTNHLDLESITALNNGLMQFDGTILFTSHDHQFVQTVANRIVEITPDVFTDRLCTFDEYLEGAEQRRA
- a CDS encoding ABC-F family ATP-binding cassette domain-containing protein; the protein is MNIIAADNLSKSFGMKRLLDGISFYMDQGDRVGLIGINGTGKSTFLKLIAGVEQPDAGSVSSANGLTIQYLPQNPPYDPDATVLQQIFKGQSPIMQLLLEYETAMQMMHDGIKENNPQQRLIELSARMDAANAWQLEAEAKKILSKLGIEEYGMRMEQLSGGQRKRVLLASVFINPADLLILDEPTNHLDTQAVDWIEQHLKRSGTSLLMITHDRYFLDRAANRIIELDQGKLYSYGGNYSHFLEKKAERLEQEKASELKRQNLLRRELEWIRRGAKARTTKQKARIDRFEQLQQSKPDSFDNELDMALAGSRLGKKVIQLQDVCKTFADRSLIKDFSRIVQKNDRIGIIGPNGSGKSTLLKLIAGQLSPDDGVIETGPTVKIGFFSQESDELNPSLRVIEYIKEAAENIRTADGALISASQMLEKFMFPPDSQWSVIHKLSGGEKRRLFLLRILMSSPNVLLLDEPTNDLDIQTLTILEEYIDEFPGAVIAVSHDRYFLDRIAETILSFEGGGIIQHHTGNYTDYRNFRTQTEMNSEQADGEAKQKEKAKDSAPENHRIRQLKFSFQEQRDYEQIDQWIADAEKELEETSHAIDAAGSDFERLQELAKTQQSLEQRLEELIERWTYLNELAEEIERQKRAGKHHEEFNLKQNSPLPGRGEFCFIIDF
- a CDS encoding DEAD/DEAH box helicase, giving the protein MNDAFHALGIRPELTDALRKHGVTLPTPVQAKSIPYLLSGRDVFVQSQTGTGKTAAFVLPILQNIDAREQAVQALIITPTRELAIQITEEIKKLAPAVGSTVLAVYGGQDVEGQIRKLKGATHIVVATPGRLLDHLRRDTIQLSRVARLVIDEADQMLDMGFLPEVEEILRQTPASRQTMLFSATLPDSVRRLAKQYLGEPADIRIQGSQITLEGIKQFVIETTDRAKQQALIHRIEQDRPFLAVVFCRTKIRAKKLTEALLAHGMNVDELHGDLSQAKRELVMKRFRSADLQILVATDVAARGLDVEGITHVYNYDIPLDAESYIHRTGRTGRAGKKGTAVTFVAPKDRSYLQRIEQGIGTALERRSADLPGLAPSGWREPDADGPKRAGKTDVKKDGRGRRAQARTGQRADSRQQRKGDERSSRRNENSKQGRGGKNRSITCKGNKNSGSSGRAGARNGNLGARGRRGR
- a CDS encoding cyclic-phosphate processing receiver domain-containing protein; the encoded protein is MNVFLDDTRPQPEGYVGVKTTKQAIEALRKHSIQILSLDYDLGRGMPKGIEVVRFMVRHSKYPNHIILHTANPIGRRRMYDLLMAHKPDRVKVTIHPLPWI
- a CDS encoding DUF523 domain-containing protein, encoding MIVISACLAGLATRFDGKDNYIDELAELLRAGKAVLVCPEQLGGLPTPRHPAEIVGGNGADVLDGRAKVINSLGEDVTRQFIRGAEQTLKTAQAVGAAYAILKESSPSCGSTLIYNGSFSKQKQPGFGVTAALLRRHGIKVYSENNFHELNSLFKSTGADES